The Thermoanaerobaculia bacterium genome has a segment encoding these proteins:
- the aroC gene encoding chorismate synthase gives MRLTTAGESHGPALTAILEGIPAGLPIDRERLRNDMARRQHGYGRGGRMKIETDEVEITGGVRGGVALGSPIAFRIENRDFANWKAVMDPWEIDRHAGAARRVTRPRPGHADLAGAQKYGADDLRNVLERASARETAARVAAGAVCRMLLSECGIEVASGVLSLGPVVCDAPRTWASLVKVDDRSPLRALDPDAEKKMVAAIDEAKAKGETLGGSILVGARNVPAGLGSYVSWDRKLDGRIGRAILSVPAVKAVEFGSAIEASRGFGSEAHDEILLGGRRRTNRAGGLEGGVTNGEDVIVVAYMKPISTLARGLSSIDLDTGQPAASAYERSDVAAVPACGVIAEAMLAFVLTDALLEVTGGDRMEDVTARLAAHRERVARFVRSVRG, from the coding sequence CTGCGCCTGACGACCGCCGGGGAATCCCATGGACCGGCGCTGACCGCGATCCTGGAGGGAATCCCGGCCGGCCTCCCGATCGACCGCGAGCGGCTGCGAAACGACATGGCGCGCCGGCAGCACGGCTATGGCCGCGGCGGGCGGATGAAGATCGAGACCGACGAGGTCGAGATCACCGGCGGCGTGCGCGGCGGCGTCGCGCTCGGCTCTCCCATCGCGTTCCGGATCGAGAACCGCGATTTCGCCAACTGGAAAGCGGTGATGGACCCCTGGGAGATCGACCGGCACGCCGGCGCGGCGCGTCGCGTGACGCGTCCCCGCCCGGGGCACGCCGATCTCGCCGGGGCGCAGAAGTACGGCGCCGACGACCTCAGAAACGTCCTCGAGAGAGCCTCGGCGCGCGAAACCGCCGCGCGCGTGGCGGCGGGCGCCGTCTGCCGGATGCTGCTCTCCGAATGCGGCATCGAGGTCGCGAGCGGGGTCCTGTCGCTCGGTCCGGTGGTCTGCGACGCGCCGAGGACCTGGGCATCGCTCGTAAAGGTCGATGACCGCTCTCCCCTTCGCGCGCTCGATCCCGACGCCGAGAAGAAGATGGTCGCGGCGATCGACGAGGCGAAGGCGAAAGGGGAAACGCTCGGAGGGTCGATCCTCGTCGGCGCACGCAACGTCCCGGCCGGCCTCGGTTCCTACGTCTCGTGGGACCGGAAGCTCGACGGCCGGATCGGTCGCGCGATCCTCTCGGTTCCCGCCGTCAAGGCCGTGGAATTCGGCTCCGCGATCGAGGCCTCCCGCGGCTTCGGATCCGAGGCCCACGACGAGATCCTCCTCGGAGGCCGGCGCCGGACGAACCGGGCCGGCGGGCTCGAGGGAGGCGTCACGAACGGCGAGGATGTGATCGTCGTGGCGTACATGAAGCCGATCTCGACGCTCGCGCGAGGACTCTCCTCGATCGACCTCGACACGGGACAACCGGCGGCCTCCGCCTACGAGCGGAGCGACGTCGCCGCGGTGCCGGCCTGCGGCGTGATCGCCGAGGCGATGCTCGCGTTCGTGCTGACGGACGCGCTCCTGGAGGTGACCGGCGGCGACCGGATGGAGGACGTGACGGCACGGCTCGCGGCCCATCGCGAGAGAGTCGCGCGGTTCGTTCGATCCGTCCGCGGCTGA
- a CDS encoding protein kinase: protein MTLPAGTRLGPYEVLSPLGAGGMGEVYRARDAKLNREVAVKVLPEHLASDADARARFEREAQAVAALSHPNILAIHDFGVENGVAYSVTELLEGETLRARLAGSPLHSRKAIDFALQIARGLAAAHERGVVHRDLKPENIFLTKDGHVKILDFGLARMTGAAEAGGATNAPTVEAQGTAPGTVMGTMGYMSPEQVRGRPADLRTDIFSFGAVLYEMLSGRRAFRGDTAADTMTAILKEEPPELSETNRAVPAALERLVRHCLEKNPEDRFQSARDLAYDLEAVSGLSTSESRAGAVPAMRRWRAPKVALPIAAAAAVAALALGWLAGKKLGREDAAAPAFHQLTFRRGFIGSARFTPDGQSVLFSAQWDGLPPEVFLKRPETPDALSLQLPPAEVLAVSSTGQAAISLDCRQAHNGACAGTLAVVPLTGGAPRPLEDGIQWADWSPDGSAMLVEHDVAGKARLEFPAGKVVYETSGHISWPRFSPDGGTIAFLDHPFPTDDQGAVAVIDRAGKKTKLSHDYESVQGLSWSRDGKEIWFTAAEAGAGRSLRAVTLSGKERVLSNVPGGLTLRDISKTGRILLTHDNVRKGIMGLGPGQTKERELSWLDWSLPYDLSDDGTTLLFDEQGQAVGENYAVCLRKTDGSPVVRLGDGVPRALSPDGKWAVTALMKAHAALTLLPTGTGQPRALPSDGKLQFNAVRWLPDSRRIAFNAVSDDNTRRLYVQDVEHGLPRAITPPDVLVAGFLTSADGKYAFFSGPDGKSGVASIDGGTPPPRPKIDLANLTAIRFSGDGRYLFARDHRIPASVWRIDVASGRKELLRQLSPGDPAGLQFIGQIFFSADGRSYVYGYTRALSDLFAVDGFR from the coding sequence GTGACACTCCCCGCCGGCACCCGGCTCGGCCCCTATGAAGTTCTCTCTCCGCTGGGCGCCGGGGGAATGGGAGAGGTCTACCGCGCGCGGGACGCGAAGTTGAACCGCGAGGTCGCGGTCAAGGTGCTTCCGGAGCACCTGGCGAGCGACGCGGACGCTCGCGCGCGTTTCGAGCGCGAGGCGCAGGCCGTCGCCGCTCTCTCGCACCCGAACATCCTCGCGATCCACGATTTCGGGGTCGAGAACGGCGTCGCGTACTCCGTGACCGAGCTCCTCGAAGGCGAGACGCTGCGCGCGCGGCTCGCGGGCTCGCCGCTCCACTCGCGCAAGGCGATCGACTTCGCGCTCCAGATCGCGCGCGGCCTCGCCGCGGCGCACGAGCGCGGCGTCGTGCACCGGGATCTGAAGCCCGAGAACATCTTCCTCACGAAGGACGGCCACGTGAAAATCCTCGACTTCGGCCTCGCGCGCATGACGGGCGCGGCCGAGGCGGGCGGCGCGACGAACGCGCCGACCGTGGAGGCGCAGGGCACCGCGCCCGGGACCGTCATGGGGACGATGGGCTACATGTCCCCCGAGCAGGTGCGCGGCCGGCCCGCTGACCTCCGCACCGACATCTTCTCTTTCGGCGCGGTGCTCTACGAGATGCTCTCCGGCCGCCGCGCCTTCCGGGGCGACACGGCGGCCGACACGATGACGGCGATCCTCAAGGAGGAGCCGCCGGAGCTCTCGGAGACGAACCGCGCGGTTCCCGCGGCGCTCGAAAGGCTCGTCCGGCACTGTCTCGAGAAGAACCCGGAAGACCGGTTCCAGTCGGCGCGCGACCTCGCGTACGACCTCGAGGCGGTCTCGGGCCTCTCGACGTCGGAGTCGCGGGCCGGCGCGGTCCCGGCGATGCGGCGCTGGCGCGCGCCGAAGGTCGCGCTTCCGATCGCCGCGGCCGCCGCCGTCGCGGCTCTGGCGCTCGGTTGGCTCGCCGGCAAGAAGCTCGGACGCGAAGACGCCGCCGCTCCGGCATTCCACCAGCTCACGTTCCGGCGCGGCTTCATCGGGTCGGCGCGGTTCACTCCCGACGGGCAGTCCGTCCTCTTCTCCGCGCAGTGGGACGGGCTCCCTCCCGAGGTGTTCCTCAAGCGTCCGGAAACGCCCGATGCGCTTTCGCTGCAGCTCCCGCCCGCGGAAGTGCTCGCCGTCTCCTCGACGGGCCAGGCGGCGATCTCGCTGGACTGCCGGCAGGCCCACAACGGAGCCTGCGCGGGGACGCTCGCCGTCGTTCCCCTGACGGGCGGGGCCCCCCGTCCGCTCGAAGACGGCATCCAGTGGGCCGACTGGTCCCCTGACGGAAGCGCGATGCTCGTCGAGCACGACGTCGCAGGGAAGGCGCGACTCGAATTTCCCGCCGGCAAGGTCGTGTACGAGACGTCGGGCCACATCAGCTGGCCGCGGTTCTCGCCCGACGGCGGGACGATCGCCTTCCTCGACCATCCCTTCCCGACCGACGACCAGGGCGCCGTCGCGGTGATCGACCGCGCGGGGAAGAAGACGAAGCTCTCGCACGACTATGAAAGCGTGCAGGGGCTGTCATGGTCGCGCGACGGGAAGGAAATCTGGTTCACGGCGGCGGAAGCGGGCGCCGGACGCTCGCTTCGCGCGGTGACCCTCTCCGGGAAGGAGCGCGTTCTTTCGAACGTCCCCGGCGGGCTCACGCTGCGGGACATCTCGAAGACCGGCCGGATTCTCCTGACGCACGACAACGTGCGGAAGGGAATCATGGGCCTCGGTCCCGGACAGACCAAGGAACGCGAGCTGTCGTGGCTCGACTGGTCGCTCCCGTACGACCTCTCCGACGACGGGACGACGCTCCTCTTCGATGAGCAGGGGCAGGCCGTCGGCGAAAACTACGCGGTGTGCCTCCGGAAGACGGACGGCTCTCCGGTCGTCCGTCTCGGCGACGGCGTTCCCCGGGCGCTCTCGCCCGACGGAAAGTGGGCCGTCACCGCTCTCATGAAAGCGCACGCGGCGCTCACCCTTCTGCCGACCGGAACGGGCCAGCCGCGGGCGCTCCCCTCCGACGGGAAGCTCCAGTTCAATGCCGTCCGCTGGCTTCCCGACAGCCGCCGCATCGCGTTCAACGCCGTGTCCGATGACAACACGCGGCGGCTGTACGTCCAGGACGTCGAGCACGGCCTGCCCCGCGCCATCACTCCTCCGGACGTCCTCGTCGCCGGCTTCCTCACGTCGGCCGACGGGAAGTACGCCTTCTTCAGCGGGCCCGACGGCAAATCGGGCGTGGCCTCGATCGACGGCGGTACTCCGCCGCCCCGTCCGAAGATCGATCTCGCCAATTTGACGGCGATCCGGTTCAGCGGCGACGGTCGGTACCTCTTCGCCCGCGACCACCGGATTCCCGCGAGCGTCTGGCGGATCGACGTCGCGAGCGGCCGGAAGGAGCTCCTCCGGCAGCTGTCGCCGGGCGACCCGGCGGGCCTTCAGTTCATCGGACAGATCTTCTTCTCGGCCGACGGCCGCTCGTACGTCTACGGTTACACGCGGGCGCTCTCCGATCTTTTCGCCGTCGACGGGTTCCGATGA
- a CDS encoding protein kinase: protein MGEVYRARDTRLGRDVAVKVLPEDLSQNAEFKQRFEREAKSVSQLSHPHICALYDVGNQDGTEYLVMELL, encoded by the coding sequence ATGGGAGAAGTGTACCGAGCGCGCGACACGCGGCTCGGCCGCGACGTCGCCGTCAAAGTCCTCCCGGAGGACCTCTCGCAGAACGCCGAGTTCAAGCAGCGGTTCGAACGGGAAGCGAAGTCCGTCTCCCAGCTCTCGCATCCGCACATCTGCGCCCTCTACGACGTCGGAAACCAGGACGGGACCGAGTACCTCGTGATGGAGCTCCTCG